A region of Drosophila mauritiana strain mau12 chromosome 3L, ASM438214v1, whole genome shotgun sequence DNA encodes the following proteins:
- the LOC117139105 gene encoding mucin-5AC, which translates to MNAQSTGIISPNASVQLERKAVVMKNKKFNFNQFVICVAVTVVLTKIVHVKSEHQQSLQKQSNHYDSGTKFIKARTSEKVNHIHLNKNDDTASKLNIGAPYYYHRNITNPTKTKSPPVEVESARKDSSGIETKTEDLTPIPEESTTVAQDTTNDHEGSTTSEDDTTVTIETTTEKRQDDTTVEDSTPIPEESTTVAQDTTNDPEGSTTSEDDTTVTIETTTEKPEGDTTVEDSTPIPEESTTVPQDTTNDPEGSTTSEDDTTVTIETTTEKRQDDTTVEDSTPIPEESTTVPQDTTNVPEGSTTSEDDTTVTIETTTEKRQDDTTVEDSTPIPEESTTVAQDTTNDPEGSTTSEDDTTVTIETTTEKPEDDTTVEDSTPIPEESTTVPQDTTNVPEGSTTSEDDTTVTIETTTEKRQDDTTVEDSTPIPEESTTVPQDTTNVPEGSTTSEDDTTVTIETTTEKRQDDTTVEDSTPIPEESTTVAQDTTNDPEGSTTSEDDTTVTIETTTENPEDDTTVEDSTPIPEESTTVPQDTTNDPEGSTTSEDDTTVTIETTTENPEGDTTVEDSTSIPEESTTVAQDTTNDPEGSTTSEDYTTVTIETTTEKPEDDTTVEDSTPIPEESTTVPQDTTNVPEGSTTSEDDTTVTIETTTEKRQDDTTVEDSTPIPEESTTVAQDTSNDPEGSTTSEDDTTVTIETTTEKRQDDTTVEDSTPIPEESTTVAQDTTNDPEGSTTSEDDTTVTIETTTENPEGDTTVEDSTSIPEESTTVAQDTTNDPEGSTTSEDDTTVTIETTTEKPEDDTTVEDSTPIPEESTTVPQDTTNVPEGSTTSEDDTTVTIETTTEKRQDDTTVEDSTPIPEESTTVAQDTSNDPEGSTTSEDDTTVTIETTTENPEGDTTVEDSTSIPEESTTVAQDTTNDPEGSTTCEDDTTVTIETTTEKRQDDTTVEDSTPIPEESTTVAQDTTNDPEGSTTSEDDTTVTIETTTENPEGDTTVEDSTSIPEESTTVAQDTTNDPEGSTTSEDDTTVTIETTTEKPEDDTTVEDSTPIPEESTTVPQDTTNDPEGSTTSEDDTTVTIETTTEKRQDDTTVEDSTSIPEESTTVAQDTTNDPEGSTTSEDDTTVTIETTTEKPEDDTTVEDSTPIPEKSTTVPQDTTNDPEGSTTSEDDTTVTIEATTEKPEDDTTVEDSTPIPEESTTVPQNTTNDPEGSTTSEDDTTVTIETTTEKPEDDTTVEDSTPIPEESTTVPQDTTNDPEGSTTSEDDTTVTIETTTEKPEDDTTVEDSTPIPEESTTVPQDTTNHPEGSTTSEDDTTVTIETTTEKPEDDTTTPIPDTSTTITQDTTTDESSTVVSTTNIPKESTTLDDSTLSPGENSTAGQVSTSSTPVYDTTSSPIPSSSRSTTLEPSSSSSPDTTTSSLPPFSCSTGYQYLPHPTNCHKYIHCSNGNELIMECPANLYWDYHKFFCSGDSGVCYNDDENANPEEKVCGPGVDFLAHPTDCTMYLQCSNGVALERKCPDPLYWNPEIKSCDWSNKYCTNLRASQSISCAAGMNFDVFQSDCSQYVKCFGSRGVVMSCNSGLYWNPVSQACEKSRRFCT; encoded by the coding sequence ATGAATGCACAAAGCACAGGTATCATTTCACCAAATGCTTCTGTGCAACTCGAACGTAAGGCGGTAGTGATGAAGaataaaaagtttaattttaatcaatttgtAATATGTGTTGCAGTGACTGTAGTGCTTACAAAAATAGTGCACGTAAAATCAGAACATCAACAGTCATTACAAAAGCAAAGTAATCACTACGACAGTGGTACTAAGTTTATAAAAGCTCGGACAAGTGAAAAAGTTAACCACATCCATTTAAACAAAAACGATGACACGGCATCAAAGCTGAATATTGGAGCACCATACTACTATCACAGAAACATAACGAATccaacaaaaaccaaatcgCCACCGGTTGAAGTAGAAAGCGCTAGAAAAGATAGTTCCGGAATCGAAACTAAGACAGAAGATTTAACACCGATTCCTGAGGAATCTACCACTGTCGCCCAGGACACAACTAATGATCATGAAGGGAGCACCACGAGTGAAGACGACACAACTGTTACAATCGAGACGACTACCGAAAAACGTCAGGATGATACTACGGTAGAAGATTCAACACCGATTCCTGAGGAGTCTACCACTGTCGCCCAGGACACAACTAATGATCCTGAAGGGAGCACCACGAGTGAAGACGACACAACTGTTACAATCGAGACGACTACCGAAAAACCTGAGGGTGATACTACGGTAGAAGATTCAACACCTATTCCTGAGGAATCTACCACTGTCCCCCAGGATACAACTAATGATCCTGAAGGGAGCACCACGAGTGAAGACGACACAACTGTTACAATCGAGACGACTACCGAAAAACGTCAGGATGATACTACGGTAGAAGATTCAACACCGATTCCTGAGGAGTCTACCACTGTCCCCCAGGACACAACTAATGTTCCTGAAGGGAGCACCACAAGTGAAGACGACACAACTGTTACAATCGAGACGACTACCGAAAAACGTCAGGATGATACTACGGTAGAAGATTCAACACCGATTCCTGAGGAGTCTACCACTGTCGCCCAGGACACAACTAATGATCCTGAAGGGAGCACCACGAGTGAAGACGACACAACTGTTACAATAGAGACGACTACCGAAAAACCTGAGGATGATACTACGGTAGAAGATTCAACACCGATTCCTGAGGAATCTACCACTGTCCCCCAGGACACAACTAATGTTCCTGAAGGGAGCACCACAAGTGAAGACGACACAACTGTTACAATCGAGACGACTACCGAAAAACGTCAGGATGATACTACGGTAGAAGATTCAACACCGATTCCTGAGGAGTCTACCACTGTCCCCCAGGACACAACTAATGTTCCTGAAGGGAGCACCACAAGTGAAGACGACACAACTGTTACAATCGAGACGACTACCGAAAAACGTCAGGATGATACTACGGTAGAAGATTCAACACCGATTCCTGAGGAGTCTACCACTGTCGCCCAGGACACAACTAATGATCCTGAAGGGAGCACCACGAGTGAAGACGACACAACTGTTACAATCGAGACGACCACCGAAAATCCTGAGGATGATACTACGGTAGAAGATTCAACACCGATTCCTGAGGAGTCTACCACTGTCCCCCAGGACACAACTAATGATCCTGAAGGGAGCACCACGAGTGAAGACGACACAACTGTTACAATCGAGACGACCACCGAAAATCCTGAGGGTGATACTACGGTGGAAGATTCAACGTCGATTCCTGAGGAATCTACAACTGTCGCCCAGGACACAACTAATGATCCTGAAGGGAGCACCACGAGTGAAGACTACACAACTGTTACAATAGAGACGACTACCGAAAAACCTGAGGATGATACTACGGTAGAAGATTCAACACCGATTCCTGAGGAATCTACCACTGTCCCCCAGGACACAACTAATGTTCCTGAAGGGAGCACCACAAGTGAAGACGACACAACTGTTACAATCGAGACGACTACCGAAAAACGTCAGGATGATACTACGGTAGAAGATTCAACACCGATTCCTGAGGAGTCTACCACTGTCGCCCAGGACACATCTAATGATCCTGAAGGGAGCACCACAAGTGAAGACGACACAACTGTTACAATCGAGACGACTACCGAAAAACGTCAGGATGATACTACGGTAGAAGATTCAACACCGATTCCTGAGGAGTCTACCACTGTCGCCCAGGACACAACTAATGATCCTGAAGGGAGCACCACGAGTGAAGACGACACAACTGTTACAATCGAGACGACCACCGAAAATCCTGAGGGTGATACTACGGTGGAAGATTCAACGTCGATTCCTGAGGAATCTACAACTGTCGCCCAGGACACAACTAATGATCCTGAAGGGAGCACCACGAGTGAAGACGACACAACTGTTACAATCGAGACGACTACCGAAAAACCTGAGGATGATACTACGGTAGAAGATTCAACACCGATTCCTGAGGAATCTACCACTGTCCCCCAGGACACAACTAATGTTCCTGAAGGGAGCACCACAAGTGAAGACGACACAACTGTTACAATCGAGACGACTACCGAAAAACGTCAGGATGATACTACGGTAGAAGATTCAACACCGATTCCTGAGGAGTCTACCACTGTCGCCCAGGACACATCTAATGATCCTGAAGGGAGCACCACGAGTGAAGACGACACAACTGTTACAATCGAGACGACCACCGAAAATCCTGAGGGTGATACTACGGTGGAAGATTCAACGTCGATTCCTGAGGAATCTACAACTGTCGCCCAGGACACAACTAATGATCCTGAAGGGAGCACCACGTGTGAAGACGACACAACTGTTACAATAGAGACGACTACCGAAAAACGTCAGGATGATACTACGGTAGAAGATTCAACACCGATTCCTGAGGAGTCTACCACTGTCGCCCAGGACACAACTAATGATCCTGAAGGGAGCACCACGAGTGAAGACGACACAACTGTTACAATCGAGACGACCACCGAAAATCCTGAGGGTGATACTACGGTGGAAGATTCAACGTCGATTCCTGAGGAATCTACAACTGTCGCCCAGGACACAACTAATGATCCTGAAGGGAGCACCACGAGTGAAGACGACACAACTGTTACAATCGAGACGACTACCGAAAAACCTGAGGATGATACTACGGTAGAAGATTCAACACCGATTCCTGAGGAGTCTACCACTGTCCCCCAGGATACAACTAACGATCCTGAAGGGAGCACCACGAGTGAAGACGACACAACTGTTACAATCGAGACGACTACCGAAAAACGTCAGGATGATACTACGGTGGAAGATTCAACGTCGATTCCTGAGGAATCTACAACTGTCGCCCAGGACACAACGAATGATCCTGAAGGGAGCACCACGAGTGAAGACGACACAACTGTTACAATCGAGACGACTACCGAAAAACCTGAGGATGATACTACGGTAGAAGATTCAACACCGATTCCTGAGAAATCTACCACTGTCCCCCAGGACACAACTAATGATCCTGAAGGGAGCACCACGAGTGAAGACGACACAACTGTTACAATCGAGGCGACTACCGAAAAACCTGAGGATGATACTACGGTAGAAGATTCAACACCGATTCCTGAGGAATCTACCACTGTCCCCCAGAACACAACTAATGATCCTGAAGGGAGCACCACGAGTGAAGACGACACAACTGTTACAATAGAGACGACTACCGAAAAACCTGAGGATGATACTACAGTAGAAGATTCAACACCGATTCCTGAGGAATCTACCACTGTCCCCCAGGACACAACTAATGATCCTGAAGGGAGCACCACGAGTGAAGACGACACAACTGTTACAATAGAGACGACTACCGAAAAACCTGAGGATGATACTACAGTAGAAGATTCAACACCGATTCCTGAGGAATCTACCACTGTCCCCCAGGACACAACTAATCATCCTGAAGGGAGCACCACGAGTGAAGACGACACAACTGTTACAATCGAGACGACCACCGAAAAACCTGAGGATGATACTACTACACCGATTCCTGACACATCTACTACTATAACCCAGGACACAACAACAGACGAAAGTAGCACGGTTGTGAGTACGACGAATATTCCCAAGGAGAGCACAACGTTAGACGATTCTACCCTATCACCTGGGGAAAACAGTACTGCAGGACAAGTTTCCACAAGTTCCACGCCAGTATACGATACTACGAGTAGTCCAATTCCATCTTCCTCAAGATCTACAACCTTAGAACCCTCATCAAGTTCATCCCCTGACACCACAACTTCAAGTTTACCACCATTTTCTTGTAGTACCGGGTATCAATATTTACCCCACCCAACAAATTGTCACAAATATATTCACTGCAGCAACGGAAATGAACTAATTATGGAGTGCCCAGCTAATCTTTATTGGGACTATCACAAATTTTTTTGCAGTGGAGACTCAGGTGTTTGCTACAACGACGATGAAAATGCCAATCCAGAGGAGAAGGTTTGCGGACCTGGAGTGGATTTCCTTGCACATCCAACGGACTGCACCATGTATTTGCAGTGTAGTAATGGCGTGGCATTGGAGCGCAAGTGTCCAGATCCGCTGTATTGGAACCCGGAGATAAAGTCATGTGATTGGTCCAATAAATACTGCACAAATCTTCGGGCGAGTCAATCGATTTCTTGCGCAGCGGGCATGAATTTTGACGTTTTTCAAAGCGATTGCTCCCAATACGTCAAGTGTTTTGGCTCGAGAGGTGTTGTAATGAGCTGTAATTCAGGACTTTACTGGAATCCCGTTAGTCAAGCCTGCGAAAAGTCCAGGCGGTTCTGCACATAA
- the LOC117139103 gene encoding collagen alpha-2(IV) chain: MLPFRLGLLLLGAVLFVASANGAAIENEASGLNDLQREKRSGRGYSRGQTQSQYLNFGKPEEDGKAEAEATENGSRSTVSGTHGMGQAQSQFSSGDCNGCSGYQTDYPSSGRIVDASGSGGIGRPDSIISLPGGGIGGARPGYGTQSGVGGPAERQPGYTGIGGQAGSVSGQPGSESQLGGNQPAGGVSQPGVQGQPGVGGQTGTGQIVYGSQPGLGGQTAAGQPGYGALPGVGGQTGAGQPGYGSQPGIGGQTGAGQPGYGSQPGVGAQGQPGVGAQTGAGQPGYGAQPGIGGQTGAGQPGYGSQPGIGGQTGAGQPGYGSQPGVGGQTGAGQPGYGSQPGIGGQTVAGQPGYGSQPGVGAQTGAGQPGYGSQPGIGGQTGAGQPGYGSQPGVGGQTGAGQPGYGSQPGVGAQTGAGQPGYGSQPGVGAQTGAGQPGYGSQPGIGGQTGVGQPGYGSQPGVGGQTGAGQPGYGSQPGVGAQTGGGQPGYGSQPGIGGQTGVGQPGYGSQPGIGGQTGAGQPGYGSQPGVGAQTGAGQPGYGSQPGVGAQTGAGQPGYGSQPGIGGQTGGGQPGYGSQPGIGGQTGAGLPGYGSQPGIGAQTGAGQPGYGSQPGIGGQTGAGQPGYGSQPGVGGQTGAGQPGYGSQPGIGSQTGAGQPGGTQPGIGGQTGAGYGSQPGVGAQTGVSGGQPGYGGGHTGQPGYLSQPGVAGSPGYGNQPGTGVQTGPSVVLPGYGGQQPGYGTQPGIGGQTGAGQPGYGVQPGVGGQTGAGQPGYGAQPGVGGQTGAGQPIGGKFGYATQPGIGGQTGAGQPGYSSQPGSGGQPGAAQPGYWAQPGISGPSGYGSQPGIGDQTGVGQPGYGRQTGITGQTGAGQPGYGGQPGISGQAGGGQPGYGGQAAISGFPGYGSQPGIGALTAVPGGHYGYETQPGVGGQTGTNQPGYGGQPGIGGQTGAGQPGYGSQPAIGGQTGAGQPGYGFIAQPGIGGQTGTSGRQPGYGTQPGIGGQTGAGQPGYGSQPGAGGQTGAVLPGYGSQPGVGGQTGAGQPGYGSQPGGQTGGGQPGYGNQHGVGGQTAAGQPGYGAQPGFGGQSGYGNQPGIGRHIGAGQPGYGSQPGVGGQTGAGQPGYGSQPGVGGQTGAGQQGYGVIPGFGGQPGAVQPGYGSQPGIGGKTAAGKPGYGGQPGIGGSPGYGTQPGTGGQAGISGGQPGYGTQPGVSGQTGAGQPGYGSLPGTGGQATAGQPGYGTGSQPGIGGQTVGGQGGYGSQPGIGGAPVYGTQPGGGGQTGVIGGQPGQIGDRVGQPGYGTQTGQIGAPGRYTDGSQTVPGAVGTGGVGAGGTSGADDAFSQAESSIGDGQASASAQGKKNGGTAKTQVSGTYSSGGTFSASAMTSDADRAASAQVTGNADGAVSQSQGSGGPAQSQAQVQVAKDGGTKASSQSGGIIQQSQSEVHANDKGGLADAQSSGPGQTSSQAQIGFRPGQEANPPAANGGGQASSSSGTHSSQSSSQIHGTSSFGVSYHGAAQSASGTKEQVATYREANRELFNTISQFGNNGNAVTDRADAVYSGPALTDESDRVPEAQLKSTKPKEEAEQVVSKPDQPEAVQYDDEDEAEPDEYDDDEYYNEKPVKLEETPKSASIVAPTEATPKPKTYDQSSPTQSQQTVVVPVPGEKYQVVQKQNGKATINAEPSTTEAIPPGFRGTVNVEKKFHTKALELHAPKGVEITPDTSDEGPVRGDKPLRRAPDSYVTVTKSVTGSMDNTKNPPQENKNFQSTYYTKSSTCGYFTFSCNIVYGANGRSKICRPKAPTNGKC, encoded by the exons ATGTTGCCCTTTCGCTTGGGCCTGCTGCTACTTGGCGCCGTGCTGTTCGTGGCAAGCGCAAATGGAGCTGCCATC GAAAATGAGGCTTCTGGTCTGAACGACTTGCAGCGGGAGAAGAGAAGCGGCAGAGGCTA TTCGAGGGGACAAACCCAGTCTCAGTACTTAAACTTCGGTAAGCCTGAGGAGGATGGAAAGGCCGAGGCAGAGGCCACCGAAAATGGATCTCGCTCCACTGTCT CTGGCACCCATGGAATGGGTCAGGCTCAGAGCCAGTTCTCATCAGGGGACTGCAATGGATGTTCTGGCTACCAAACGGACTACCCTTCTTCAGGCAGAATTGTCGATGCTAGTGGATCCGGAGGCATCGGTAGACCCGATTCCATTATAAGCTTACCCGGAGGTG GAATCGGTGGAGCGCGCCCTGGATATGGAACTCAATCCGGTGTTGGGGGGCCAGCAGAAAGGCAACCGGGCTATACAGGAATTGGAGGGCAAGCTGGAAGCGTATCCGGACAGCCGGGATCAGAAAGTCAGTTGGGAGGTAATCAACCAGCAGGCGGAGTCAGTCAACCTGGAGTGCAAGGTCAACCTGGTGTTGGTGGACAGACAGGAACCGGTCAAATTGTATACGGAAGCCAGCCTGGATTAGGAGGTCAGACCGCTGCCGGGCAACCTGGTTATGGTGCTCTTCCTGGAGTTGGCGGCCAGACCGGAGCTGGACAACCCGGATACGGAAGCCAACCTGGTATTGGCGGACAGACTGGAGCCGGACAGCCCGGTTATGGAAGCCAACCTGGAGTTGGCGCTCAGGGCCAACCTGGAGTTGGAGCTCAGACCGGAGCCGGACAACCCGGATACGGTGCCCAACCTGGTATTGGCGGACAGACTGGAGCCGGACAGCCCGGATACGGAAGCCAACCTGGTATTGGTGGACAGACTGGAGCCGGACAGCCCGGATACGGAAGCCAACCTGGAGTTGGAGGACAGACTGGAGCCGGACAGCCCGGATACGGAAGCCAACCTGGTATTGGTGGACAGACTGTAGCCGGACAGCCCGGATATGGAAGCCAACCTGGAGTTGGCGCTCAGACCGGAGCCGGACAACCCGGATACGGAAGCCAGCCTGGTATTGGTGGACAGACTGGAGCCGGACAGCCCGGATACGGAAGCCAACCTGGAGTTGGCGGACAGACTGGAGCCGGACAGCCCGGATATGGAAGCCAGCCTGGAGTTGGAGCTCAGACTGGAGCCGGACAGCCCGGATATGGAAGCCAGCCTGGAGTTGGGGCTCAGACTGGAGCCGGACAACCCGGATACGGAAGCCAGCCTGGTATTGGTGGACAGACTGGAGTCGGACAGCCCGGATACGGAAGCCAACCTGGAGTTGGCGGACAGACTGGAGCCGGACAGCCCGGATATGGAAGCCAACCTGGAGTTGGGGCTCAGACTGGAGGCGGACAACCCGGATACGGAAGCCAACCTGGTATTGGTGGACAGACTGGAGTCGGACAGCCCGGATACGGAAGCCAACCTGGGATTGGCGGACAGACTGGAGCCGGACAGCCCGGATATGGAAGCCAGCCTGGAGTTGGAGCTCAGACTGGAGCCGGACAGCCCGGATATGGAAGCCAGCCTGGAGTTGGGGCTCAGACTGGAGCCGGACAACCCGGATACGGAAGCCAGCCTGGTATTGGCGGACAGACCGGTGGCGGACAACCTGGATACGGAAGCCAACCTGGTATTGGCGGACAGACTGGAGCTGGACTGCCGGGATATGGAAGCCAACCTGGAATTGGCGCTCAGACCGGAGCCGGACAACCCGGATACGGAAGCCAACCTGGTATTGGTGGACAGACTGGAGCCGGACAGCCCGGATACGGAAGCCAACCTGGAGTTGGCGGACAGACTGGAGCCGGACAGCCCGGATATGGTAGCCAACCTGGTATTGGCTCTCAGACCGGAGCTGGACAACCCGGCGGTACCCAACCTGGAATTGGCGGACAGACTGGAGCCGGATATGGAAGCCAACCTGGAGTTGGAGCTCAGACCGGGGTCAGTGGAGGGCAACCTGGTTACGGAGGCGGACATACAGGTCAACCCGGGTACCTAAGCCAACCAGGGGTTGCAGGATCGCCTGGATACGGAAATCAGCCAGGAACTGGTGTGCAAACAGGTCCCAGTGTAGTGTTACCAGGTTACGGAGGTCAACAACCCGGATATGGAACCCAGCCTGGAATTGGAGGACAGACCGGAGCCGGACAACCTGGATACGGAGTACAACCTGGTGTTGGTGGACAGACTGGAGCCGGACAACCTGGATATGGAGCACAACCTGGTGTTGGTGGACAGACTGGAGCCGGACAACCGATTGGAGGGAAATTTGGATACGCAACTCAACCAGGAATTGGCGGTCAGACCGGAGCCGGACAACCGGGATACAGTAGTCAGCCTGGAAGTGGCGGACAACCAGGAGCCGCACAACCTGGATATTGGGCTCAACCTGGAATTAGCGGACCATCCGGATACGGAAGTCAACCTGGAATTGGCGATCAGACCGGTGTCGGACAACCCGGATACGGTAGACAAACTGGAATTACCGGACAGACGGGAGCCGGACAGCCAGGATACGGCGGCCAGCCTGGAATTAGTGGACAGGCCGGAGGTGGACAGCCAGGATACGGAGGACAGGCTGCAATAAGCGGATTCCCTGGGTATGGCTCTCAGCCAGGAATTGGAGCACTAACCGCTGTCCCTGGTGGACATTACGGATACGAAACTCAGCCTGGAGTTGGTGGACAGACCGGAACCAACCAACCCGGGTACGGTGGTCAACCTGGTATTGGCGGACAGACTGGGGCCGGACAGCCCGGATACGGAAGCCAACCTGCTATTGGCGGACAGACTGGAGCCGGCCAACCGGGATATGGATTTATAGCTCAGCCTGGTATTGGAGGGCAAACTGGAACCAGTGGAAGGCAACCCGGTTACGGAACCCAACCAGGAATTGGTGGACAGACTGGAGCTGGACAACCCGGATACGGAAGCCAACCTGGTGCTGGCGGACAGACTGGAGCCGTACTGCCCGGATATGGAAGCCAACCTGGAGTTGGCGGACAGACCGGAGCCGGACAGCCCGGATACGGAAGCCAGCCTGGCGGACAGACTGGAGGAGGACAGCCCGGATATGGAAACCAACATGGAGTTGGCGGACAGACCGCAGCCGGACAACCCGGATACGGTGCCCAACCAGGTTTTGGAGGACAATCCGGATACGGAAACCAACCTGGTATTGGCAGACATATTGGAGCCGGACAGCCCGGATATGGAAGCCAACCTGGTGTTGGCGGACAGACTGGAGCCGGACAGCCCGGATATGGAAGCCAACCTGGTGTTGGCGGACAGACTGGAGCCGGACAACAAGGATACGGTGTCATACCAGGTTTTGGAGGACAACCCGGAGCCGTACAACCCGGATACGGGAGCCAACCTGGAATTGGCGGAAAGACCGCCGCTGGAAAGCCCGGATACGGTGGTCAACCTGGAATTGGTGGATCGCCTGGGTATGGAACACAGCCAGGAACTGGAGGTCAAGCAGGAATTAGCGGTGGCCAACCCGGGTACGGAACTCAACCTGGAGTTAGTGGACAAACCGGAGCCGGGCAACCCGGATACGGAAGCTTACCTGGAACAGGTGGTCAGGCCACGGCTGGCCAACCCGGATACGGAACCGGATCTCAACCCGGAATTGGCGGACAGACAGTAGGTGGACAAGGTGGTTACGGTAGCCAACCCGGAATCGGTGGAGCGCCAGTTTATGGAACACAGCCAGGAGGTGGCGGCCAAACTGGAGTTATTGGAGGGCAGCCCGGACAGATCGGAGACAGAGTAGGACAACCAGGATACGGAACTCAGACAGGACAAATTGGGGCACCAGGTCGATATACAGATGGAAGTCAAACTGTACCTGGTGCTGTTGGCACCGGTGGAGTTG GTGCTGGCGGTACCAGCGGAGCTGACGATGCCTTCTCCCAAGCCGAGTCCTCAATTGGCGACGGACAAGCCTCGGCAAGTGCTCAGGGCAAGAAGAATGGAGGCACGGCCAAGACTCAGGTGTCGGGAACTTACAGCTCCGGCGGAACCTTTAGCGCCAGTGCAATGACGTCCGATGCTGATCGTGCGGCCAGTGCCCAGGTTACCGGAAATGCTGATGGAGCCGTAAGTCAGTCGCAGGGATCAGGAGGTCCTGCCCAGTCGCAGGCCCAGGTACAGGTGGCCAAGGACGGCGGCACCAAGGCCTCGTCGCAGAGCGGCGGCATCATCCAACAGAGCCAGAGCGAAGTGCACGCCAATGACAAGGGCGGCCTGGCGGACGCCCAGTCGAGCGGACCCGGACAAACCTCCTCCCAGGCCCAGATCGGCTTCCGACCTGGCCAGGAGGCCAATCCGCCAGCAGCTAATGGTGGCGGCCAGGCATCGTCCTCATCTGGCACTCACTCTAGTCAGAGTAGCTCGCAGATTCACGGAACATCCAG CTTTGGTGTTTCTTACCATGGTGCTGCACAATCCGCGTCGGGAACCAAGGAGCAGGTGGCTACTTACAGGGAAGCCAACAGGGAACTCTTCAACACCATCAGTCAGTTTGGCAACAACGGGAATGC TGTTACTGATCGCGCTGATGCTGTCTACAGTGGCCCCGCGCTTACCGATGAGTCCGACAGAGTGCCAGAGGCGCAACTGAAGTCCACCAAGCCCAAGGAGGAAGCGGAGCAGGTAGTGAGCAAGCCAGACCAGCCGGAGGCCGTTCAGTACGATGATGAAGATGAGGCCGAACCTGATGAATACGATGATGATGAGTACTACAACGAGAAGCCAGTGAAGCTAGAGGAAACCCCAAAGTCGGCCAGCATAGTGGCGCCAACCGAAGCAACACCTAAGCCCAAGACCTACGACCAGTCGTCACCCACGCAAAGCCAACAGACAGTCGTGGTGCCGGTGCCGGGTGAAAAATATCAGGTGGTGCAAAAGCAGAACGGTAAGGCCACCATCAATGCTGAGCCCTCGACCACCGAGGCCATACCACCGGGATTCCGAGGAACCGTGAATGTGGAAAAGAAGTTCCACACCAAGGCCCTGGAGCTGCACGCTCCCAAGGGAGTGGAGATCACACCCGACACCAGCGACGAGGGTCCAGTCCGGGGTGACAAGCCCCTGCGGCGTGCTCCTGATAGCTACGTGACCGTCACCAAGTCAGTGACCGGCAGCATGGACAACACAAAGAACCCACCGCAGGAGAACAAGAACTTCCAGTCCACCTATTACACCAAGTCCTCGACCTGCGGCTACTTCACCTTCTCCTGCAACATTGTCTACGGCGCCAATGGAAGGAGCAAGATCTGCCGTCCCAAGGCGCCCACCAATGGAAAATGCTAG